One Segnochrobactrum spirostomi genomic window carries:
- a CDS encoding branched-chain amino acid ABC transporter permease, protein MTAISQPGFVAAPDVIVRRQTLSGRIAMTLAVLALVGLALMPWWATTGTIRMLLELCCYIAVAQMWNLLAGYAGLVSVGQQAFMGAAGYGLFVLAQTFGVNPFLAIFLSLLVPAVLAVPLYFLLHRLDGPYFSIGTWVVAEVFRLVASNLPLVNSGAGMSLRVMKDYSGFERNVAMSLLCVFMLLVTLGGSYWLLRSRFGLALIAMRDNPVAAASQGVNVPRLRFLIYLAAAVGCGLAGAVYFMAQLRINPPSAFDPMWANVAIFIVMIGGIGSIEGVLIGSLIFFVADRWFGEYGATYFVVLGLMTLLVALYARKGIWGLVSQRWDAPWFPIRRTLVNPDR, encoded by the coding sequence ATGACCGCGATCTCACAGCCCGGGTTCGTCGCTGCGCCGGACGTCATCGTCCGACGGCAGACCCTTTCGGGGCGCATCGCCATGACGCTCGCCGTGCTGGCCCTCGTCGGGCTGGCGCTGATGCCCTGGTGGGCCACGACCGGCACGATCCGCATGCTGCTCGAGCTCTGCTGCTACATTGCGGTGGCGCAGATGTGGAACCTGCTCGCCGGCTATGCCGGGCTGGTCTCGGTCGGCCAACAGGCCTTCATGGGCGCCGCCGGCTATGGGCTCTTCGTGCTCGCCCAGACCTTCGGGGTGAACCCGTTCCTCGCCATCTTCCTGTCGCTCCTGGTGCCGGCGGTACTCGCCGTGCCGCTCTATTTCCTGCTGCACCGTCTGGACGGCCCCTATTTCTCGATCGGTACCTGGGTCGTCGCCGAGGTGTTCCGGCTCGTCGCCTCGAACCTGCCGCTGGTCAATTCCGGGGCCGGCATGTCGCTGCGCGTCATGAAGGATTATTCCGGCTTCGAGCGGAACGTGGCGATGTCGCTGCTCTGCGTCTTCATGCTGCTCGTCACGCTCGGCGGCAGCTATTGGCTGCTGCGCTCGCGCTTCGGCCTCGCGCTCATCGCGATGCGCGACAATCCCGTCGCGGCGGCGAGCCAGGGCGTCAACGTGCCGAGGCTGCGGTTCCTGATCTATCTCGCGGCCGCCGTCGGCTGCGGGCTCGCGGGCGCCGTCTATTTCATGGCGCAACTGCGCATCAATCCACCCTCCGCCTTCGATCCGATGTGGGCGAACGTCGCGATCTTCATCGTGATGATCGGCGGCATCGGCTCCATCGAGGGCGTGCTGATCGGCTCGCTGATCTTCTTCGTCGCCGATCGCTGGTTCGGCGAATACGGCGCGACCTATTTCGTGGTGCTCGGCCTGATGACGCTGCTCGTCGCCCTCTATGCCCGCAAAGGCATCTGGGGACTCGTGTCTCAGCGGTGGGATGCGCCCTGGTTTCCGATCCGCCGCACCCTCGTCAATCCCGACCGCTGA
- a CDS encoding alpha/beta fold hydrolase: MAVSFETHEYDIGGVRTVVKAIGQGKPVLVLHGAATLEGFDFAEGLADRFRVLVPSHPGFGFSGDAPHIAGMADMVLHYLNLLDALALTEKPHLMGFSMGGWMATELAALARERFDKVVLVAPAGLNDPAHPATDLGSLAPTDLPAYLAHDVTVALRYFPDGTDLAFAERFGADRAREGETLGRVLAPFGMGHPNLRRFLNRITNPALVVWGSKDRLVPASQVPLWVEALPNAKILLVEGAGHLVLQERPDTLKTIGDFLAG; this comes from the coding sequence TTGGCCGTCTCGTTCGAAACTCATGAATACGACATCGGCGGCGTCCGGACCGTCGTGAAGGCGATCGGCCAAGGCAAGCCGGTCCTGGTTCTCCACGGCGCGGCGACGCTCGAAGGCTTCGACTTCGCCGAGGGGCTCGCCGACCGCTTCCGGGTGCTGGTGCCGAGCCATCCCGGGTTCGGCTTCTCCGGCGACGCGCCGCACATCGCCGGCATGGCCGACATGGTGCTGCACTATCTGAACCTGCTTGATGCGCTCGCGCTCACCGAAAAGCCCCACCTCATGGGCTTCTCCATGGGCGGCTGGATGGCGACGGAGCTGGCGGCGCTCGCCCGCGAGCGCTTCGACAAGGTCGTGCTGGTGGCGCCCGCGGGCCTCAACGATCCGGCCCATCCGGCGACCGATCTCGGGTCGCTCGCCCCGACGGATCTGCCGGCTTATCTCGCCCACGACGTCACCGTCGCGCTGCGCTACTTCCCCGATGGAACCGATCTCGCCTTCGCCGAACGCTTCGGCGCCGATCGGGCGCGCGAAGGCGAGACGCTCGGCCGGGTGCTCGCCCCGTTCGGCATGGGTCACCCCAACCTGCGGCGCTTCCTGAACCGCATCACCAATCCCGCCCTCGTGGTCTGGGGTAGCAAGGATCGCCTCGTGCCGGCGAGCCAGGTGCCGCTTTGGGTCGAGGCGCTGCCGAACGCGAAGATCCTGCTGGTCGAAGGCGCCGGCCATCTCGTGCTGCAGGAGCGGCCCGATACTCTTAAGACGATCGGCGATTTTCTCGCCGGCTGA
- a CDS encoding ABC transporter ATP-binding protein, whose amino-acid sequence MTAAGSTPVLSTHGLVARYGDFQALYGIDTELHQGEAVALIGANGAGKSTFLRAIMGLLPVSRDMVRLDGEPVGGTQTDRMVRKGVAIVPEGRRLFVGMSVEDNLRVAMDQAARAGASGGWSLERLHQLFPILKEKARTPVQSLSGGQQQMVAIGRALLCQPRVLLCDEISLGLAPKVIREIYAALPEIRAVGTAVIVVEQDVGLAQSASDRLYCMLEGRVTLAGRSADITRDRIAEAYFGAGHHVGADHGMV is encoded by the coding sequence ATGACGGCCGCTGGCTCCACCCCGGTTCTGTCGACCCACGGGCTCGTCGCGCGTTACGGCGATTTCCAGGCGCTCTACGGCATCGACACCGAGCTCCATCAGGGCGAAGCCGTTGCGCTGATCGGCGCGAACGGCGCCGGTAAATCGACCTTTCTGCGCGCGATCATGGGCCTCCTGCCGGTCTCCCGCGACATGGTGCGGCTCGACGGCGAGCCGGTCGGCGGGACGCAGACCGACCGGATGGTGCGCAAGGGCGTCGCCATCGTGCCGGAGGGGCGCCGCCTGTTCGTCGGCATGTCGGTCGAGGACAATCTGCGCGTCGCCATGGATCAGGCCGCGCGGGCCGGGGCGAGCGGCGGATGGTCGCTCGAGCGCCTGCACCAGCTCTTTCCGATTCTGAAGGAGAAGGCGCGAACGCCGGTGCAGAGCCTGTCCGGCGGACAGCAGCAGATGGTCGCGATCGGCCGGGCGCTCTTGTGTCAGCCGCGGGTGCTGCTCTGCGACGAGATCAGCCTCGGCCTCGCGCCCAAGGTCATCCGCGAGATCTACGCCGCGCTGCCCGAGATTCGCGCCGTCGGCACCGCTGTCATCGTCGTCGAGCAGGACGTCGGCCTCGCGCAGTCCGCGTCGGACCGCCTCTATTGCATGCTGGAAGGCCGCGTCACGCTTGCCGGCCGCTCCGCCGACATCACCCGCGATCGCATCGCCGAAGCCTATTTCGGCGCGGGCCACCACGTTGGAGCAGATCATGGAATGGTTTGA
- a CDS encoding branched-chain amino acid ABC transporter permease yields the protein MEWFDAVVQGILLGGMYAQYALGMALMFGVMRIVNISHGDLVILLSLVGISMATAWGLAPVTVLLILVPLAVIMGWLLQKAILNKVVGSDPLPSLIATFGLSIALQNLMLQIWSANSRSLPGGGLESQSIDIGGLYIGLLPLIVLAVATGLTGGLDLMLKRTRFGRALRAAAADVEAAAMTGINPRTVYALATAVAVGILGFAAVFQALRSTVAPADGPSQLIYAFEAVIIGGMGSIWGAFIGSMVLGVSQGIGFRIDPGIGVLAGHLVFLIVLATRPQGLFGRA from the coding sequence ATGGAATGGTTTGACGCGGTGGTGCAGGGCATCCTGCTCGGTGGGATGTATGCCCAATATGCGCTCGGCATGGCGCTGATGTTCGGCGTCATGCGTATCGTCAACATCAGTCACGGCGATCTCGTGATCCTGCTGTCGCTGGTCGGCATCTCGATGGCGACGGCCTGGGGGCTCGCGCCGGTCACGGTCCTCCTCATCCTGGTGCCGCTCGCGGTGATCATGGGCTGGCTCCTGCAGAAGGCGATCCTCAACAAGGTCGTCGGCAGCGATCCCTTGCCCTCGCTGATCGCCACGTTCGGGCTCTCGATCGCGCTGCAGAACCTCATGCTGCAGATCTGGTCGGCGAACAGCCGGTCGCTGCCGGGCGGCGGCCTCGAAAGCCAGTCGATCGACATCGGCGGCCTCTATATCGGGCTCTTACCGCTGATCGTGCTCGCAGTCGCGACCGGCCTCACCGGCGGGCTCGATCTGATGCTCAAGCGCACGCGTTTCGGACGGGCGCTCCGCGCCGCGGCGGCCGACGTCGAGGCGGCGGCGATGACCGGCATCAACCCGCGCACGGTCTATGCGCTGGCGACGGCGGTCGCGGTCGGCATCCTCGGCTTCGCGGCGGTGTTCCAGGCGCTGCGCTCCACGGTTGCCCCGGCCGACGGGCCGTCACAGCTCATCTATGCCTTCGAGGCGGTGATTATCGGTGGGATGGGCTCCATCTGGGGCGCGTTCATCGGCTCGATGGTGCTCGGTGTCTCCCAGGGCATCGGCTTTCGCATCGATCCCGGCATCGGCGTGCTCGCCGGCCATCTCGTCTTCCTGATCGTGCTGGCGACCCGCCCGCAGGGCCTGTTCGGAAGGGCATGA
- a CDS encoding flavin reductase family protein, with protein MNAPNPMTDAFREAFRRHPAGVAVITADPGDRPVAMTVSSLISVSAAPPIVAFSLSMRSGSSEPLLRAESMVIHLLRYADIELAQLCASTGADRFGPNIAWERLPTGEPRYTSVATWFRAKKLGVLPIEGATLVAAELLGGEVKPGDDPPEMHSLVYLDRRWHRLHKELEGAISLFDSHHFV; from the coding sequence ATGAACGCGCCGAACCCGATGACCGATGCCTTCCGTGAAGCGTTCCGGCGTCATCCGGCGGGCGTCGCGGTGATCACGGCGGATCCGGGGGACCGGCCCGTCGCGATGACGGTGTCCTCGCTGATCTCGGTCAGCGCGGCGCCGCCGATCGTCGCCTTCTCCCTGTCGATGCGGTCGGGCTCGTCCGAACCGCTGCTGCGGGCGGAGAGCATGGTGATCCACCTGTTGCGCTATGCCGACATCGAACTCGCCCAGCTCTGCGCATCGACCGGCGCCGACCGTTTCGGGCCCAACATCGCCTGGGAGCGATTGCCGACCGGCGAGCCGCGCTACACGTCGGTCGCGACCTGGTTCCGCGCCAAGAAGCTCGGCGTGCTTCCGATCGAGGGCGCGACCCTCGTGGCGGCGGAGCTTCTCGGCGGCGAGGTCAAGCCGGGCGACGATCCGCCCGAGATGCACTCCCTCGTCTATCTCGACCGCCGCTGGCACCGCCTCCACAAGGAGCTCGAAGGGGCCATCTCCCTCTTCGACTCGCACCATTTCGTATGA
- a CDS encoding zinc-dependent alcohol dehydrogenase, with product MRAAIFDAVGSPLRIGPVPDPSPAGDEVVLRVAACGICGSDLHITEDPVPFGIGSGFVLGHEFAGEVVAKGAGVSDLAIGDRVAVVPMRGCGHCAACRRGDPARCPDMVLIGGGYAEYAIAAARQCRVLPDEVALSDGALAEPLSVALHCVVRSGMKPGDRVAILGAGPIGLLVAFWARRLGAARVVVADLHDHQKERAIALGATGFALSGDRLAENLAELSDGPPDIVFECVGKRGLLGAAVSGVRLQGTVVGVGLCIGGDTWDPFVALSKEVNLLFSVFFDQRAEFGVALDALRGGPFAPQALITDRIDLSPVPQVFEGLRRRTTQCKVLIEPELS from the coding sequence ATGAGAGCCGCGATCTTCGACGCCGTTGGCAGCCCGCTTCGGATCGGCCCCGTCCCGGACCCCAGCCCCGCCGGGGACGAGGTGGTGCTGCGCGTGGCGGCCTGCGGCATCTGCGGCAGCGATCTCCACATCACCGAAGACCCCGTCCCGTTCGGGATCGGCAGCGGCTTCGTGCTCGGGCACGAGTTCGCCGGCGAGGTGGTCGCAAAGGGGGCCGGCGTCTCGGACCTCGCGATCGGCGACCGCGTCGCCGTCGTTCCGATGCGCGGCTGCGGCCACTGCGCCGCCTGCCGCCGCGGCGATCCCGCGCGCTGTCCGGATATGGTCCTCATCGGCGGCGGCTATGCCGAATATGCGATCGCGGCGGCGCGGCAATGCCGCGTGCTGCCCGACGAGGTCGCGCTCTCGGACGGCGCACTCGCCGAACCGCTCTCCGTGGCCCTCCACTGCGTCGTGCGCTCGGGCATGAAGCCCGGCGACCGCGTCGCCATCCTCGGAGCAGGCCCGATCGGGCTTCTGGTCGCCTTCTGGGCGCGCCGCCTCGGCGCCGCCCGGGTCGTCGTCGCCGATCTCCACGATCATCAGAAAGAGCGTGCCATCGCGCTCGGCGCGACCGGCTTCGCGCTTTCGGGTGACCGGCTCGCCGAAAATCTCGCCGAGCTGTCGGATGGGCCGCCGGACATCGTCTTCGAATGCGTCGGCAAGCGCGGCCTGCTCGGCGCCGCCGTCTCCGGGGTGCGACTGCAAGGCACGGTCGTCGGCGTCGGGCTCTGCATCGGCGGCGACACCTGGGATCCCTTCGTCGCGCTGTCGAAGGAGGTGAACCTGCTGTTCTCCGTCTTCTTCGATCAGCGGGCCGAATTCGGCGTCGCGCTCGACGCGCTGCGGGGCGGGCCGTTCGCGCCGCAGGCGCTCATCACCGATCGCATCGACCTCTCGCCCGTCCCGCAGGTCTTCGAGGGCCTGAGACGCCGGACGACGCAGTGCAAGGTCCTGATCGAACCCGAACTTTCCTGA
- a CDS encoding ABC transporter substrate-binding protein — MTYYNKIVRSGVRPTRRTVLQGLAAGAAASTLALPRYARAETAGKIKVGYISPTTGPLALFGQTDGYMLDKVRAVLGGKLTANNGKTYEIELLGRDSQSNPNKASEIAGNLILNDEIQLLLPASTTDTILPSAEQAELYETPCLSAGAPWQAVVFPRGGGKQTFDWTYHFFWGLDEALNTFVGIWNGLETNKKVGMLFPQNIDGETWGNDEYGLPVPTKKAGYEVFVPGYFQPRTNDFSAQIAEFKKNGCEIIGGITYPDDLKTFVTQCNQQGFKPKAITVAAALLFPSGVEAMGPLGNGMSSEVWWTPAFPFKSSLTGETSRQLADQWEADTKHQWTQPLGYSHALLEVAIDILKRASDPTSRESVRDAMAATDLESLVGHIKFDGQPHKNVCKTPIFGGQWVKGEKWPYDLKIVDNSVNQLFKPQQKIQPIQWP; from the coding sequence ATGACGTACTACAATAAGATCGTTCGATCCGGCGTTCGGCCCACGCGTCGCACCGTGTTGCAGGGTCTCGCCGCCGGCGCCGCGGCGAGCACTCTGGCGTTGCCGCGCTACGCCCGCGCCGAGACCGCGGGCAAGATCAAGGTCGGTTACATCAGCCCGACCACGGGGCCGCTCGCGCTCTTCGGGCAGACCGACGGCTATATGCTGGACAAGGTCCGGGCCGTGCTCGGCGGCAAGCTCACCGCCAACAACGGTAAGACCTACGAGATCGAGCTCCTCGGCCGCGATAGCCAATCCAATCCGAACAAGGCGTCGGAAATCGCCGGCAATCTCATCCTGAACGACGAGATCCAACTGCTGCTTCCCGCCTCGACGACCGACACCATCCTGCCGTCGGCGGAGCAGGCGGAGCTCTACGAGACCCCCTGCCTTTCGGCCGGGGCGCCCTGGCAGGCCGTCGTCTTCCCGCGTGGGGGTGGCAAGCAGACCTTCGATTGGACCTATCATTTCTTCTGGGGGCTCGACGAGGCGCTCAACACCTTCGTCGGGATCTGGAACGGCCTCGAGACCAACAAGAAGGTCGGGATGCTGTTCCCCCAGAACATCGACGGCGAGACCTGGGGTAACGACGAATACGGTCTGCCGGTCCCGACCAAGAAGGCCGGCTACGAGGTCTTCGTGCCCGGCTATTTCCAGCCGCGCACCAACGACTTTTCCGCGCAGATCGCGGAGTTCAAGAAGAACGGCTGCGAGATCATCGGCGGCATCACCTATCCCGACGATCTCAAGACCTTCGTCACCCAGTGCAACCAGCAGGGCTTCAAGCCCAAGGCGATCACGGTTGCGGCGGCGCTGCTGTTCCCGAGCGGCGTGGAGGCGATGGGCCCTCTCGGCAACGGCATGTCGTCCGAGGTCTGGTGGACCCCGGCCTTCCCCTTCAAGTCGTCGCTGACTGGCGAGACCAGCCGCCAGCTCGCCGACCAATGGGAGGCCGACACCAAGCACCAGTGGACGCAGCCGCTCGGCTATTCTCACGCCTTGCTCGAAGTCGCGATCGACATCCTGAAGCGGGCCTCCGATCCGACCAGCCGTGAGTCCGTGCGGGACGCGATGGCGGCGACGGACCTCGAATCCCTCGTCGGCCACATCAAGTTCGACGGCCAGCCGCACAAGAACGTCTGCAAGACGCCGATCTTCGGAGGGCAATGGGTGAAGGGCGAGAAGTGGCCCTACGACCTGAAGATCGTCGACAACTCCGTCAACCAGCTCTTCAAGCCCCAGCAGAAGATCCAACCGATCCAGTGGCCCTGA
- a CDS encoding acyl-CoA dehydrogenase family protein: protein MNKPIRHNYWGETVDYRDLLKKIEEIGPILEANADADERNKELTKESFEALKPLRMSHVLATEALGGAQLPPTQVLELIAAITWWSGSAGWVSMVHTCIGAMSAAFLPDSAVERLFAPGTDNRFSGQGAPLGMLRKTEGGYLLTGKWSYGSGFSHATYTHSACFVDDGTGKPAKDENGNVIVMCAHAPIADHQQLGNWEVLGLGGTGSIDYAANDVFIAEDLVFPILTAPPQRLKELFSLGVVGLAAIGHTGWALGTGRRMLDEIAKFARSKSGRAGLIGESEKFWYDYGRSEARYRAARAFVFEVWRDIEATVEAGTNVSTRQISLVHLAKSEIHEAGVDICNFAYRASGGAGLRAGVIQRTMREMLVAANHFTIAPSIVTSAGRDIGGLWGDRVWQFYDLIERK, encoded by the coding sequence ATGAACAAACCCATCAGGCACAATTATTGGGGGGAGACCGTCGATTACCGCGATCTCTTGAAGAAGATCGAGGAAATCGGCCCCATCCTCGAGGCCAACGCGGACGCCGACGAGCGCAACAAGGAACTCACGAAGGAGAGCTTCGAGGCGCTGAAGCCCCTGCGGATGTCCCATGTGCTCGCGACCGAGGCGCTCGGCGGCGCGCAATTGCCGCCGACGCAGGTGCTCGAACTCATCGCGGCGATCACCTGGTGGTCCGGCTCGGCCGGCTGGGTGTCCATGGTGCACACCTGCATCGGCGCGATGTCCGCGGCCTTCCTGCCCGACAGCGCCGTGGAGCGCCTGTTCGCGCCCGGCACCGACAACCGCTTCTCGGGCCAGGGCGCGCCGCTCGGCATGCTGAGGAAGACCGAGGGCGGCTATCTCCTGACCGGCAAGTGGAGCTACGGCAGCGGCTTCAGCCACGCCACCTACACCCACAGCGCCTGCTTCGTCGACGACGGTACCGGCAAGCCCGCCAAGGATGAGAACGGCAACGTCATCGTCATGTGCGCCCACGCGCCGATTGCCGATCACCAGCAGCTCGGCAATTGGGAGGTGCTCGGTCTCGGCGGCACCGGCAGCATCGATTATGCGGCGAACGACGTCTTCATCGCCGAGGATCTCGTCTTCCCGATCCTGACTGCGCCGCCGCAGCGTCTCAAGGAGCTGTTCAGCCTCGGCGTCGTCGGCCTCGCCGCCATCGGCCACACCGGCTGGGCGCTCGGCACCGGTCGCCGCATGCTGGACGAGATCGCGAAGTTCGCCCGGTCGAAGTCGGGCCGGGCCGGGCTGATCGGCGAGAGCGAGAAGTTCTGGTACGATTACGGGCGCTCCGAGGCGCGCTATCGCGCGGCCCGCGCCTTCGTCTTCGAGGTGTGGCGCGACATCGAGGCGACCGTCGAGGCGGGCACCAATGTCTCGACGCGCCAGATCAGCCTCGTCCATCTCGCGAAGTCGGAGATCCACGAGGCCGGCGTCGACATCTGCAACTTCGCCTATCGCGCCTCGGGCGGCGCCGGGCTTCGGGCCGGCGTGATCCAGCGCACGATGCGCGAGATGCTGGTGGCGGCGAACCACTTCACCATCGCGCCGTCGATCGTCACCTCGGCCGGCCGCGACATCGGCGGACTGTGGGGCGACCGGGTCTGGCAGTTCTACGATCTCATTGAGCGGAAATGA